The genomic stretch taatgtaatatattattatgttaatattcaataatatatatatataattattccatactatctataaataaaattgaaattACGATGTGTTAACAAAATTATTCATTTACAAAATGTAAGTATGTGTTGTttactttatataatattacagaAAGTTCTTTTCTCATATGAaccaatatattttctttctgtcattatttataatatattgtttacattatatatttatatatatttttatttatatttttttaaattatacatactattattattatagaaaATAGCTACCATTTTAGAAACAATACGCAAacgattatatatatatataatattagtaaTTGAAcataatagaaaaatatatttttgtttatcgtatttattatgtaaagtcgtatatttcttttcaatatatatataataataataattaacataattttttttttatttaaatatatatagctATGTTCTTACAACTAGTAATcctacaaatattatatcaagAAAttctaaaataatatatctacaattttaatatttaatataatacatatattatcaaaatattacaataatttctatattatgaatagtatatatttgtataacgCACAACACTACATAAAACTATACAATAGTATTTTATTAATCTTAATAATTtctattttctttaatttatttttaatattatatataaatattttttttttaacgtaatataattttaaaaatatatatatatatttatatttatataattttagatACATTAGAGAGAAACGTATAACATACAATAAATTTTagaacaaaagaaaaaaaaaagaacataaatactttgttaaaatatatttggtttaattattattattaaaaaatatatattgttttttttacgtttaataacaaatattatgatatgcaatgatttttatatgaCAGCAATATAGTTAACATACATGTTGCAATATCAATTTCACTAATAGGTTTTTCCAAATTGTAAATTATATGTGGTATACACGTTCAACAGCCATTAATttacacatatgtatatattttacaacaaaaaaatagaagTTCTTACTAAATCGTAAcgtatttttgaaaaatattaaaaaaacctttttaattgtaatttatcgtatgatataaaattaaattttattaaaaattaaaattcaaaattataaaaaatgtaatatattttgatatattatatttttaatttttttttttttttttaaggttttaaataaaaaggcAAATATGGTtccattataaaaaaaaaaaaaattatatatttatataatgggaaaataattgtatattatgttattaaatgtattataataatgttttatGTTAAACATATTTGATGTATTTAtaacacaaaataaaatattttatgtgatttttttagttatagtttttatcataaaataatatacgtatcacaataaaaaatgaaaatccattatactaatatattattgtttcctctaaaattaaatatattggtaaCATTAtgtgataaataaataaaatattcataaatataattattatatctatatgacttatatatatagtttaaatatacatattaattacaaatatataaaatcataaaCTACAAATaaacattacatatatatgtcacCATTTTTTATAGGTAAATACCCACAAAAAACCACACACCACAGCACGTCATACACAAAAAATACCAACCACAAGGTCATTAAGCGAATGTGAATTGTATGCACCTGTCAACTATTATAGTGACCCACAAATGAAAGAAGTGATGGATAATTTCAATAAACAGACACAACAAAGATTTCATGAATATGACGAAAGGATGAAAACTACACGCCAAAAATGTAAAGATAAATGCGACAAAGAAatccaaaaaattattttaaaagataaattagaaaaaCAAATGGCACAACAGTTTTCTACGTTACACACGGATATACAAAGTGACGACATTCCAACATGTATTTGCGAAAAATCCTTAGCGGACAAAGTGGAAAAAGGATGTTTGAGATGTGCACAAAATTTGGGAGGGGTTGCACCCGGTTGGGGTCTGCTCAGTGGTTTTGGCTATGTGACATGGTCACAATATATTTCCGGAATTGCTGCAAAAGCTGCTGCAGATGCAGGTCTTAAGGCAGGTGTAAAAGTAGGTTTGGTTAACGCTGTCAAAATAGTAACAAAGACATTAGATGGTTTTGGTGAGGTACCTACAATGGATTGGGCAAAACTTATTGCTTTTGGTGACTTTTCTGATGGAGTAACACTTCATGCTATATTTAAAAacttaaataatatgatgaaTTGCTATTTAGATTCTGGAAAGTATTCTCAATTTTCTACGGTGGTACAAAAATTTGCTGAAAATCCTAGATCATATGCTACACCTTATTCTACAGAAGTAACAGAAGTCACGAAAGCGGTTGCTGATGCTAAAACCGGTGTATTGACAAAAGCAGGCAATGCAACTAGTAGTTTATCTACTGGAATAACTGCTTCCATTATTGCAATTGTAGTAATCGTTTTAATTAtggtaattatttatttagttTTACGTTAtcgacgaaaaaaaaaaatgaagaaaaaattgcAGTACATCAAATTATTAGAAGAAtagatataattatattatggtGTTTTTGATAGATATTTATGCGTATGCATTACATttagtataatataaaatatttattattattatttttaataattatatttttcttatatttattacatttttatatataatttattttgttaccatcctatttatttattagttATTGTATTTATTGTTTATTGATTATTATCCTTGTTTTTAAAAACCTTTTtactttaataaataatgtatttgttaatttattttaaatattatatatatatatatatatatatatatatatatataattatataattcttttagaatataatatgacatatatttattaaattcttaATATTAGTTGTTATATAAAGGAATACATAATAACACAAATAtctaatattatgatatataattgttCGTGAATATCCATCAAGAATTTCAAAATTGAATTTTAATAGAATCAGtatatctatttatttatgaaatTCATCCATCGGCTATTTATTAAACATAATgttagaaaatatttttttcgaaaataaagaaaaatatatatatatacatataaggttcatgataatataacaatattttaatgttttctattttcgttttttttGGTTAGTTCTTGCGTTTTCATTTGGTTCTAGTTATTAATTTTgctgttgtttttttttattgttactCAAACTTactatcatcataattataggAAATAACTtcattttaagaaatattaagaaatttttttttttgttcatagttataaattatgtataaattaaaaataaatcattccttattttttcgtaatatgtataacatctctttatttgtttaatgtataataatatatttattaaaatatatagtaattaattattttgttacatgtaatattaaaaataatgtatgATATGTTGTGAAATAGTATAACTactattttaagaaatatatataataatacacgttatcattataatatatttgaataacataatacaataaaatgtattatgtaatagtatgtataatttcttattttcttaattgttttattttttttaataataataaatattaatattttttgctataattatataatttaatattttaatgataaattaacgttttaaattatttgtaatatttttataaaaataataattttaaacttagtaataatatagataaattagagggaattttataacatacaTTAAATTTTAGAACAAATcaaataacatattatatggaattgatttattaatatatatataccattaTTTTAGAaagattttatatcatttattatgaCAAAGAATGATtgttgttaatttttttttaaaaatgcaATATAaccaacatatatattagaataactatatcatatgtatttcatatatgtgttttaaaattatattgtatatgtATGTCATATACAATTTCCAAAACTATAGTTTTACAcatttgtaaataatttacaacacaaaaaaaagttgtattattactatatagtaatgtgttattaaaaaatatgaaaaaaataaaaaaaattaccattataatttattgttacataaaattaaatttcattaaaaattaaaaaaaaaattataaaaaatgtaaaatgttttgataaatttttttaatattaatttttttacattttttttttttttttttttttgtaataaataaaagtgcATATATGGTTccactataaaaaaaatatatatttttataatggcagttaattattaattatattataaaattataataatattttaggttgaacatatttaatttatttataacataaaataaggtattatatatatcaattattttgttataattttaatcatatattattataaatataacaaaaagaaatgaagatccattatattaatatattattatttgctcttccattaaatatattggtaaCATTATGTGATAAATGAATAgaatattcataaatattattataatatatatatttattatgttaccatatatataattattaaatctttatatctatataacttatatattgccaaaatatacatatttattacaaatatatataatcataaattacaactaaatattacatatatatgtgtcaACATTTTAATAGGTGCGTAATCAAAGGAACCATAGGAAATCTATACTTAGTACAACCAAATCTGAATTAACAAAAACACATAGAACATTATGCGAATGCGAATTATACGCACCATctaaatatgaaaatgatCCGGAAATGAAAGAAGTGATGGAAAATTTCGATCGTCAAACGTCTGAACGATTTCGCAAATATGACGAAAGGATTCAGGATAAACGAAAACAATTTAAAGAACAATGTGAAAAggatatacaaaaaattattttaaaagataaaatcgAAAAACAATTGTCACAACAATTTTCCAAATTGCAAACAAACATAGAAACCAATGACATACCCACCTGTATTTGCGAAAAATCAGTAGCTGAAAAAGTTGAAAAAACTTGTTTAAAATGTGGAGAGATATTAGGTACGGTGGTACCTGAATTGGGGTTGATAGGTGGAACTGTTATATATGCTTCAGCACAATCAGCTGCCGTTAAAGTAGGTGTTTCTAAAGCAATAGAACTAatgaaagatatatattttctaggTCAAGTACCTTTTTTTGATTTGGTTGCGAAGATTACTCCATCAAATTTCAATGATAAAATGTCTCTTATAGGTATTGTTCATGACGCCTCTTATACGGTATGTGAAACTACAAATGCTCAAGATACGCttgttttttgtttatcGAAATATTCAATAGGAAGAAGAAATCCATCTATGTTTCTTTCAGTAACAGCCAATCAAGCAAAAGATGCTGCAGAAGCTGCTGGTGAAGCAGCAACTGGAACATTTTCAGAGATGACAAGTGTTGGTGCTATCTTTTCTGATGCTCTTGTAATTTCTGCTATTGTAGTAGTGATTATAGctgttataattttaataatttatttaattttacgttatagacgaaaaaaaaaaatgaagaaaaaactcCAATATATCAAATTATTAGAAGAATAGATGTGATGTATTTGGTATTTTTTGATGTTGGTAGGATGTACGGTACACGTAGTATTTTTCTTTGAATGTAccgtgtgttttttttttctccattataaataactatatattttaatatgtattgcgcttttatatattatttatttttctataattttatttatttatttatttatttatttattttctaaaactcttttaattaataaacaatgtagtttttaatttatataaaatacttatacatattataatatattatttttttaaaacataatgtaacgtatattttttaaatacctCATATGTTTTtcaaaggaatatatatcaaaaaaaaaaaaacaataaaacttatgattattataattatgattattattattactattattatcaatattttaagaaacatattattcaaaatattatatctatatttatataatttaaattaaaaccaataagtatattattacaattcaGAATTATCTTCCTTAAAAAAcctatcatattatatattatgttatttatatttatttcataatatattttattatttttttaaatttttttttattagaaataCTACTAATACAATGAATTCAAAAAATAGTCaacatataacaaaatataataattacacgtaatataacaaatagatacaatacataaaaaaaataataaaaatataaaaaatgcatgaaataaataaaaataaaacacaataaaaaaaagaataatgtatattttttattttaatataataatacactttttctttatttggactttgtaatttttattatgttgttttattttttagtataatatgtagatattttttgtttatatatatatatatttatttgataatatgtatatatttatgagatataatttcatatatatttcataatttatattgttctttttaatttttttttaagtgttATTTGTTTCTATATTACGTATGCATTGAtttgttatcattatatttttatatatattaagtggcaaaaaaaaaaaaaaaaaaaaaattttgtatattaaatattttttcttctgtaaaatgttttcctttttttgtttatatttatatttatatattttcttttttttttttttttgttattttttatatatatgaaatttgtatgatatatttcaaatttttttattttttttttttatttttttttttttttattattttatttgtatacacatttaggaaaaaaaaattataataataatttatatatatatatattttttttttttctactgttaatttatttgttttttttttttttttttttttttttaaacataaatttttttttctttttcttttttttttaatttcaattTAGTTCTCActgtataaaaatttttttttttttttcgtataaaattttttttttttttttttttcatataaaattttttttttatttttttatttttatttaaatttccATTTAATTCTCattgtataaatttttttttaattttttttctaaatatatttttttattttttatttaatgagattttttttttttttcttattcaattttaaatacataaatatatataaaacacatacatatataaatacatccATTTACCTTTAGTAAAAAGTAACTCAACGCAGCAAACGCAAATTCCTACACTTAAAGGAAAAGCCGAAATCGACATCATTTCCGGTAATATGGAGATATGTGTGggttttttttatgtgtttttctttttttttttgtatttaatttttagtgttataaattatattatattatattatattatattatattatattatattatattatatatatatatatgtacacatatataacatgATTGTAttgtgttatatattatgttatattttttaatcttGTGGTCTCATTTTATACAATCATATGTAtagtgttatatatattaattataatcacATAAGtagttaatattatttagattaaacatattaaatattataaaaataaatatataatttacatttgtttcactaaaaaaataaataaataaatataaataaaataatttaatgacCACATAacattaaacaaaaaaaaaaatatatatatattgttataaaaattcaATTATCATGGTATCcttgtattaaaaaatacaaaattcacaaaacattaaattgaatttaatatcatgaaaccatatatttattcatttaataattttgtgtattgggcttttttcttcatttttttttttcgtcgaTAACGTAAa from Plasmodium falciparum 3D7 genome assembly, chromosome: 13 encodes the following:
- a CDS encoding rifin, producing the protein MKIHYTNILLFPLKLNILVNTHKKPHTTARHTQKIPTTRSLSECELYAPVNYYSDPQMKEVMDNFNKQTQQRFHEYDERMKTTRQKCKDKCDKEIQKIILKDKLEKQMAQQFSTLHTDIQSDDIPTCICEKSLADKVEKGCLRCAQNLGGVAPGWGLLSGFGYVTWSQYISGIAAKAAADAGLKAGVKVGLVNAVKIVTKTLDGFGEVPTMDWAKLIAFGDFSDGVTLHAIFKNLNNMMNCYLDSGKYSQFSTVVQKFAENPRSYATPYSTEVTEVTKAVADAKTGVLTKAGNATSSLSTGITASIIAIVVIVLIMVIIYLVLRYRRKKKMKKKLQYIKLLEE
- a CDS encoding rifin; the encoded protein is MKIHYINILLFALPLNILVRNQRNHRKSILSTTKSELTKTHRTLCECELYAPSKYENDPEMKEVMENFDRQTSERFRKYDERIQDKRKQFKEQCEKDIQKIILKDKIEKQLSQQFSKLQTNIETNDIPTCICEKSVAEKVEKTCLKCGEILGTVVPELGLIGGTVIYASAQSAAVKVGVSKAIELMKDIYFLGQVPFFDLVAKITPSNFNDKMSLIGIVHDASYTVCETTNAQDTLVFCLSKYSIGRRNPSMFLSVTANQAKDAAEAAGEAATGTFSEMTSVGAIFSDALVISAIVVVIIAVIILIIYLILRYRRKKKMKKKLQYIKLLEE